Genomic window (Streptomyces yatensis):
CCGCCCTCCTGCCCGCCACGCTCACCCGCCTCACCACAACCCACCCGCAGCTCACCGTCACCACCACCGAAGGCACCACACCCACCCTGATCCGGGCGCTGCGGGCCGGCTCGATCGACCTCGCCGTACTCACCTCCCGCCCACCCCACCGGCCCTTGGACAGCGAGTCGCCCCGCCTGCACGTCGAGACCGCCGTGGACACCGAACTGGTCCTGGCGACACCCTCAACCGGAAAGTTCGCCGGCCGCACCACCGTCCATGTCGACGAACTGACCGACGCCCCGTGGATCGCCACCCCGTCCTCGAACGCCGAACCCCTGCTCGGCGTCTGGCCCGGCCTGCCCGGACGACCCCACATCGCCCACCGCGCACGCGACTGGCTGACAAAACTCCACCTGGTCGCAGGAGGCTTCGGAGTCACGACAGTGCCGTTGCGCCTCTCGCCGGTGCTACCACCCGGAGTGAACCTGGTC
Coding sequences:
- a CDS encoding LysR family transcriptional regulator → MDISSTGLRVLQQIAESGSFTAAAARLGYTQSAVSRQAVSLERSAGTTLFDRRPDGVRLTPAGLTLLRHARTILDCLAAAESEITGATPRTELVRLGVFLSAGAALLPATLTRLTTTHPQLTVTTTEGTTPTLIRALRAGSIDLAVLTSRPPHRPLDSESPRLHVETAVDTELVLATPSTGKFAGRTTVHVDELTDAPWIATPSSNAEPLLGVWPGLPGRPHIAHRARDWLTKLHLVAGGFGVTTVPLRLSPVLPPGVNLVHIEGAPPEIRRVLVARLPGHPTPAITAVTRAIISAV